In Candidatus Gracilibacteria bacterium, the sequence ACTTTCTCCCCTCTCATATGATAGATCTGCTATCATCAATATCATACAAAATATCACAACTGACACTATCAAACAACAACTTCCATGACTCTCTGGAACGAATATCGGAGATGCACTCCTCGCTGCGGATAAACTCGTGAGAAATGAATCAGGAAACAACACTGTCATACTCATCACTGACGGACGAGCGAATATCGGAATCAATCCGATCACTTCAGCCGAATATCTCCACAATCACAAAACTCCCATATACACTATCGGCATAGGCGAATCGTCTGGAGCTATCCTTTCGTATCTCGATAACGATGGGAAACGCCAGTATTTTTTCGATGAGAAATGAGAAAAGCTCCGTGCCGACATCGATAATGTCATGCTCGAAAATATTGCAAAAACCACTGGTGGGCACTTTTTCCAAGCAAATGACACGCACCTTTTCGAGAAAATATTCGACAACCTCAGCACTGAACTCATCACCAAACCTGAATATTACACAGAAAAAAGAGAAATACACCTCTCATTTCCTCTATTCATCAGCCTCATTATACTTATCGGATTCCATACGCTTCTCCTCTTCTGGATGAAGAAAATATAGTTTTTTCACGAAAAAATTTGATTTTTCGGAAGAATTCACTATATTCCACACACATTTCATGGATCGGTAGCTCAGTTGGTAGAGCGGAGGACTCTTAATCCTTAGGTCGCGGGTTCGAGCCCCGCCCGGTCCACCATACATGCAAATCAAGAAAAATCCCCCATTACTGGAGGGATTTTCTAATTCATTTATCATAGAATAACTATAATTCAAGATTGATCAGAGTATGCAAATTAAAGGAGAGGGGCAATAGAAATGTTTCTCTGACGACTTCCAGCCTTATAAGAAACTTTATATTTTTCTCATTTTTTCAAATGTAGAAGTTTTGGATCTCCATTTTCTTCTTGGACTGATTGGGGCATAGTAATAAGAGCTTCATATTCTCGGAGCTGAAAATCTCCTAGGTCCACAGTACTTGTTAATATGAGTAGATAATGTCCATCTTCAGGAGTAGTAACTTCAAATTCTATATCTTCTTCCGGCTTCCGTGTATTGAGTGTAAATCTGGATGGGAGCCTCCTTTCGAAATAATGATGAGGATTCCTTCCAACTTTTACGACTTTTTTACTAGCAAAGAATTCTTGTATGGATACTAAATCACCACGCACATCTACATTTCGAGGAAGTATAAGTCAAGTACTTAATACTTTTTTGCTCAAGTTCGCAAAAATCTGCGCCATTGGCTCCTCGGTTAATCCGCTATGCATTGTTTCAGAGACAAGATAATTAAA encodes:
- a CDS encoding VWA domain-containing protein; this encodes MTFLILSVPSYTKTEKKPLYSNKSITLVLDISKSMLADDISPSRLEGAKKVLISFLEHESSNQFGLVIFAGKAFTLSPLSYDRSAIINIIQNITTDTIKQQLPGLSGTNIGDALLAADKLVRNESGNNTVILITDGRANIGINPITSAEYLHNHKTPIYTIGIGESSGAILSYLDNDGKRQYFFDEKGEKLRADIDNVMLENIAKTTGGHFFQANDTHLFEKIFDNLSTELITKPEYYTEKREIHLSFPLFISLIILIGFHTLLLFWMKKI